One region of Natronobacterium texcoconense genomic DNA includes:
- a CDS encoding 50S ribosomal protein L15e, with translation MAKSFYSHIKEAWKDPDEGKLGELQWQRKQEWRNQGAIERIERPTRLDKARELGYKAKQGIVVARVSVRKGTARKSRFTAGRRTKRQGVNRIGRRKNIQRIGEERVSRKYPNLRVLNSYWVGEDGSQKWFEVILVDPNHPAIENDDDLNWICDDSHQNRAFRGLTNAGKDNRGLNNRGKGAEKVRPSNTGGQGRAK, from the coding sequence ATGGCAAAAAGCTTCTACTCTCACATCAAGGAAGCGTGGAAAGACCCCGACGAAGGCAAGCTCGGGGAACTGCAGTGGCAGCGAAAACAGGAGTGGCGCAACCAGGGCGCGATCGAACGGATCGAACGCCCGACGCGACTCGACAAGGCACGCGAACTCGGCTACAAGGCCAAGCAGGGCATCGTCGTCGCTCGCGTCTCTGTCCGCAAGGGTACCGCCCGCAAGAGCCGCTTTACGGCCGGCCGCCGTACCAAGCGTCAGGGCGTCAACCGCATCGGCCGTCGCAAGAACATCCAGCGCATCGGAGAGGAGCGCGTCTCCCGGAAGTACCCCAACCTGCGGGTGCTCAACAGCTACTGGGTCGGTGAAGACGGCTCCCAGAAGTGGTTCGAAGTGATCCTCGTCGATCCGAACCACCCGGCTATCGAGAACGACGACGACCTCAACTGGATCTGTGACGACTCCCACCAGAACCGTGCGTTCCGCGGCCTCACGAACGCCGGCAAGGACAACCGCGGTCTCAACAACCGTGGCAAGGGCGCAGAGAAGGTCCGACCGTCCAACACGGGCGGCCAGGGCCGCGCGAAGTAA